A stretch of Geomonas oryzisoli DNA encodes these proteins:
- a CDS encoding sigma factor-like helix-turn-helix DNA-binding protein: protein MDRDAPFTWTGPGSLCLSGADVERLRAVAIFQEDSSYLLLSCSIGYLLQAGLSDSALSSMIRALGYPGGAWPVTSVCNATDSSLYTGLPSGLLDPLVVLEFPFPDLLDEPTGRGEGVPWGDIAKITERKVFAKFGLCPTAFRAINYLWQLRERAEWIAKSADAGLPTTAYGAFQDVLDRYLHFAVVGKDPKEIERCRRVLLGRLRLFDGCKWTLTKVGEGLGVSRERVRQMESMLLAKLKKPATLQHLNYFWHLLDRLLECRGGAAYIHDLALAMQRVHDWNSPPADEALASVMEFSPRYRVEWSPPIRVALSTSCCVNCAIGAGGLSRATETAEGRKLPPDAALQALLIACREERCPKLQKISSFTPAMLHFLADSSADLGFSVADNYLEWRREERVPSKNEILDKILHDAGDAGIHFKKVQRRLSLMVPDEPASPQLVYYWLSHLPGAVLWGRGIFKHRDLLQIPHELVNEIQRDVIERLCSDEIPFLCMSGKIFEHYAPQLLTKGVPTPFALYSCMRIVGSDTLSFEKYPFVSMKDAPRPRPSILSVLEQFLFQRVVVTREQLWDFAVLKLGLPGQQILSNNLSNIPKHLRVGALRMHLSNVPALYQKLDAIADSLPKLHRRGRSLEQRLYARNRAVCEAMGVMKPRHLVCLIDHFFPGRIEWEPVPQPQSAAPKRQPRPASRPSQPRPRSQGNLLLNYLEEQGKPCRTKELARFGSNGLLAVLKGRTWALWHSKDALIARSCLKWNEEQQAAIEELALRHLEKRGRFGNPYGLCSELFRDIGAELPALPSPLHWTPVLLHDLLGAGIKFHALGRQRDVFVAKNNPHGLSTLDDLIHHVLKVDYGGTAPRTAFIAAVRERGLSSVKIPQCLKGHDSRIIVEGDIVRAAVSDV from the coding sequence ATGGACCGGGACGCTCCTTTTACCTGGACCGGTCCTGGCTCGTTGTGCCTTTCTGGCGCCGACGTCGAGCGCCTTCGTGCCGTGGCCATCTTCCAGGAGGACTCCTCGTACCTGCTTTTGTCATGCTCCATCGGATATCTCCTCCAGGCAGGTCTCAGCGACTCGGCCCTTTCCAGCATGATTCGCGCCCTGGGGTATCCGGGAGGCGCCTGGCCCGTCACGTCTGTCTGCAATGCAACCGACAGTTCCCTGTATACCGGCCTTCCTTCCGGTTTGCTGGATCCGCTGGTCGTACTGGAGTTTCCCTTTCCGGATCTGCTCGATGAGCCTACTGGCAGGGGGGAGGGCGTTCCCTGGGGGGACATCGCAAAGATCACCGAACGCAAAGTCTTTGCAAAATTCGGGCTGTGCCCAACCGCCTTTCGCGCGATCAACTACCTATGGCAACTGAGAGAGCGAGCTGAGTGGATTGCGAAGTCGGCCGATGCCGGCTTGCCGACTACGGCGTACGGTGCCTTCCAGGATGTGCTGGACCGCTACCTGCACTTTGCCGTCGTCGGAAAGGACCCGAAGGAGATTGAGCGCTGTCGGCGCGTGCTTTTGGGGCGTCTTAGACTGTTCGACGGCTGCAAATGGACACTGACAAAAGTGGGGGAGGGGCTGGGTGTCAGCAGGGAACGGGTCCGACAAATGGAGAGTATGCTGCTGGCAAAGCTGAAGAAACCGGCGACGCTGCAACATCTCAATTACTTCTGGCACTTGCTGGACCGTCTGCTGGAGTGTCGAGGTGGTGCTGCTTACATCCACGACCTTGCGCTCGCCATGCAGCGGGTGCACGACTGGAACAGCCCCCCTGCTGATGAGGCACTCGCCTCCGTCATGGAGTTTTCCCCGCGTTATCGGGTGGAGTGGTCCCCTCCCATCCGGGTCGCCCTGTCCACATCTTGCTGCGTAAACTGTGCGATCGGAGCTGGGGGCCTTTCCAGGGCTACGGAAACAGCGGAGGGGCGGAAGCTGCCACCCGATGCAGCCCTGCAGGCTTTGCTGATTGCCTGCCGCGAGGAGCGCTGCCCGAAACTACAGAAAATATCGAGTTTCACCCCCGCCATGCTTCACTTCCTGGCGGATTCGTCGGCGGACCTGGGCTTTAGTGTTGCTGACAACTACCTGGAATGGCGTCGGGAAGAACGGGTTCCATCGAAGAATGAAATCCTGGACAAGATTCTGCACGACGCCGGTGACGCCGGCATTCACTTCAAGAAGGTACAACGGCGGCTGAGCCTGATGGTTCCCGACGAACCGGCAAGCCCACAACTCGTTTATTATTGGCTCAGTCATCTGCCGGGGGCTGTCCTTTGGGGGCGTGGGATATTCAAACACAGGGATCTCCTTCAGATCCCCCATGAGCTGGTCAATGAAATCCAGCGTGATGTCATCGAGAGACTCTGTTCCGACGAAATCCCCTTCCTCTGCATGAGCGGTAAGATCTTTGAACATTACGCGCCGCAGCTGCTGACGAAGGGCGTGCCCACCCCCTTTGCCTTGTATTCCTGTATGAGAATTGTCGGCAGTGACACCCTGAGCTTCGAGAAGTACCCTTTCGTCTCGATGAAGGACGCTCCCAGGCCGAGACCATCGATCTTGAGTGTCCTGGAGCAATTCCTCTTCCAGCGCGTCGTCGTAACCCGTGAACAGCTTTGGGATTTCGCCGTCTTAAAGCTGGGCCTACCCGGCCAGCAAATCTTAAGCAATAATCTGTCGAACATTCCGAAACATCTACGGGTCGGTGCCCTCCGAATGCACCTAAGCAACGTCCCTGCGCTCTACCAGAAGTTGGATGCCATCGCCGACTCGCTGCCGAAATTGCATCGGCGGGGACGGTCACTGGAGCAGCGGCTATATGCAAGAAATCGTGCAGTCTGCGAAGCAATGGGAGTAATGAAACCGCGCCATCTCGTTTGTCTCATCGACCATTTTTTCCCGGGGAGGATCGAGTGGGAGCCGGTGCCGCAGCCGCAGTCCGCAGCCCCAAAGCGCCAGCCACGACCGGCATCCCGGCCCTCGCAGCCTCGTCCTCGGTCGCAAGGAAATCTGCTGCTGAATTACCTCGAAGAACAGGGGAAACCATGCCGGACCAAAGAACTGGCGCGGTTTGGGAGCAACGGACTTTTGGCAGTTTTGAAGGGAAGGACATGGGCTTTGTGGCACAGCAAGGACGCGCTCATCGCGCGCAGCTGCTTGAAGTGGAATGAAGAGCAACAGGCGGCCATCGAAGAGCTAGCTCTGCGGCACCTCGAAAAAAGGGGGCGCTTCGGCAACCCCTATGGCTTGTGCTCGGAGCTTTTCCGGGATATTGGCGCAGAGTTGCCTGCACTCCCTTCACCCCTTCATTGGACTCCGGTGCTGCTGCACGACCTGCTGGGGGCCGGTATCAAGTTTCACGCCCTTGGCAG